The segment GCAGCAGCCTTAAGCACTTGAAAGAGGATCCCAATTACTGCTGCCCTTGATGCCTGGGAACTGCTCAACCAATAGATGGGAGGCCACAGAAGGAAGTTCAGGTTGGAACAGACAAGCTAGAGGTAGTAGTTTCTTTCTGCTACTTGGGTGACATGCTGTCTGCGGCTGGAGGATGTGTGCTCTCAACGATCACTCATGTGAAGACGGCCTGGAATAAATTCAGGGAACTGCTGCCTGTCCTCTCTTCCCGTCATCTTTCCTATAAGACCTGTGGCAGTTTGTACAGCACATATGTGCGTAGCGCGATGCTGTATGCAAGTGAGACGTGGCCCTTGCCAAAACCAGACCTCCTTCGCCTACGACGAAATGACAGAGCTATGGTCAGACAGATTTGCAGGGTAAAGCCAGAAGACATGGCTAGTGTCAGATCAAGCGAGCTACTGGCACGACTTGGGATCGATGACCTCGATGCTATCCTGCGGGAGAAGAGGCTACGCTGGTTTGGGCACGTTGCTAGATCCAGTGGCGCAATCAATAATGtctttaatatgaaaaaagaggGAGGATGACAACCAGGGAGACCAAAGATGACCTGGAAAGCACAGCTAGAAAAAGACCAGCGTGAGTGGGGACTTCGTGATGTCAACCCATTGGACAGAGATGCCTGGAAGTCAAATGTTAGGTCTGCCATCCGTGCAGCAAGCCAGTTACCTGGAAGGGAGTCCACTGCTGTGGAAGATGCACCTAATCCTGCACGTTAATCAAAATGCCGATGATGATGATATTGAAACTCCTCGATTGTTATCGTGTGTTGTTATTAGAGAATTCACTAGAATTCCACACGTGTGAATGGTAATAAACAGTTGAGTTTGGCCTATCCTTCAAATTTTTTGGCCTATCCTTCGAATTTGAAGGCAACATGACTGAACAACACTATTGCACTGCTTCTCCATACGGAATGTCTATGGAAATATACCCCAAGTCTTCACCACTTTTAGCATCATGAGGGGTACGTGTTGCATCCTGTTGTACAGACATGATGTCATCCTTGACAATGCAGTGTCAGAAATGTCAAATGAGAATTCCAGATAATGTAGAAGGATTTTTATTAGGTCATCCAAGTTAATCAGGTGACCTACTTCTCTAATATTTTATCTGTAGTTGTGTGTTGGTTGCAAACTTTTGAACATTTGCAGCTTCTCTGCAATGGCTGGACCAATTTTGGTGTATAAATCTATGGGTGAagtggaacaaaaattgtgaattttgttgATTCTGAGGCCAGTGAGAGGTATACGTACATTGTATGGCCCAAAACACGAAAATCATAATTCAaatgtaattttcaaatatcttattTACACTTGGACATCGAGCAGTCAAACTATTAGCATGATTGTAAGCAGTGAGCCCTTTTTCAAAATGAGAAATTCATCATCGACCCCAGAGTTCAGGGTGGGGCTAAGTTGGccaaatattgaaaattcatTGTATCTCACAAAATATTCTTTACTTTTTGGACATCAATTAAGCAATCAAACTGTTGTCATAATTATAATGCGCAATGAGTTCGATCTTTACCAAAGCTGTTGAATttattatgacccctgggttcaGGGTTTAAGCCCTAGGATGGAGCTAACAAGAGCTAGCAGCTCTGCAAAGTGGGGCATCCCTACACAATGTAGGCAATCAGTAAATGTAAGTGTTTTCAATGAAGtagtggccttgacctttgacctcaaaatcaatagagtctttctcttgataacaagctacatgtgaagtatgaaATCAAGCaagtgtagcggacagtatagaGGGAACTAGTTTTTCTAATGATGTGGTATAGTCTCTCGATTACACAAGTTATAAGCAACGACGAGCATGATCAGCCCTTGGATGGGTGACAGCTACATGTTACAAAATGGTGGCAGTgtagtgactctggtgtttgGTGGTAGACCTGACTCAGGTAGAGTCTCTTTGGAACTTTATAAGGATGTGGTTTTGTGCGTGGACTATGGTGGCTGATGTCGGGAACGATTGATACTGTTGCCGAAGAGGTGCCAAACATTTGGAGAGAACTCGCACTAAGCTTCGGGACAAAGTTTCCCTGGGCGGGGGAAATTTAGAAAATGGTATATAGAAAGTTTttactgcctcgctagagagctagcttttctagtgatgtggtaaaATCGCTTTATTGATCACACAAATTAAGCATTCGTGGCGAGCGTTAtcagtacttggatgggtgactgTTGCACGTTACACAAGGAATAAAGCCTacagagtgtctacaagctttttctatgaagtcctgtAAATGACCTTTACCTATGACCGTTTGACCATAAAATCAACAGGTTCTTGATAACAATTAAAGCTATATGTGAAGTATGAAATCAAATGAGCGAAAAATGTGGCTTGTAGAGTGACTATGTCAAGTGTTGCGCATATACTCGCCCACACACGAACAGTCCcgctactacatgtatatccactCTCACAATAAATTGCAAGGGGATAATAATGCATTATATCTTAGAAAACTTTGGTCTTTACTTTTGGACATCAAGCAGTCAAATTATTGGCATGATTCACGGGGCCCTTTACCAAAACTGAAATCCACATGGCCCCTCTTTTCTGGCCCTATAGGGTGGAGCTAAGTTGGTCAcataaaaatgcattatatttcaGAAAATCTTGATTTCTGGACATCAAGCAGTCAAATTGATCACTTTAGATACAAAAAGTAAAGTTTCACACTGACTGGTATTTTTTTTATCCCTTCCTGAGCTGTTCAGTCAAATGATTGCCTGTTTCTGTGAATGAACTCCAGCCTCTCGTAATATGAAGCATTGATAAGATCTCAAGACACCATAATGAAAGGAAACTTGCAATACTGCTTCACCGACCAAGTTGGTAGGGGGTCAAGATGACATAACTTTGATGATGAGTTTATTACAATTTCCTTCACATCATTGAGGCCCATAGGAATTAAATGATCTCTCAAGATCTCTAATATTGTAATTTATAATTAGTTATACTGAAACTTTGCAAAAAGCACAAATCAATTAAATTCACTGAATTAcattatttcattatcagtgTGAAACTTTTTGTGTGGCCTCCTTATGATAATTAACTACAATGTAGATCAAGTTAAACTTTAGTAATGGTCCACCCGTCTTgcataaaatattgttttcctCACTTGAAGTGAGTACATGAATAATTAAGCGAGTTTgcttgtttctttattttttgtgataTCAATATGAAACTTGTGTAGCTTTCTAATGAAGACATTCTAACTGACCAAGTTTTAcacagttattgcccttttgCATAAATACTCACTTCTGCATGATTTTTCCCTTTGTGTGTTGAGGTAAACAACTATATACAGATCACCTTCTACATTTTTCAGAGTTGACCCAATTTTACACGAGTTGTAGCCCTTTGGAAATTCATTTTTCCAGCAATATAATTTAGTCAGTAACACTCACTTTCAtaaaacatacaatgtataaagaTAAGGCCAGGTAAATCATCAACCCATCTCCCCAATATTTCACACAGTTTCTAGCCTGGGCTTTGCACATACACGTAATCAAGATTCTGCCACCTTTTTAATTGGACTAGCTGAGCTTGAAGGTAATGAGACTGAATTCATTGTGTAGATTTCTAGTGAAGAATAATATAGAACCAAGTTTACCATTATAATTGGCACACTTCATATAGGGGGCCCtttgtataaaatttatttttagctcagaatgcttgttagaTTTGTGATTCTTGTTCACCTGATAACAATAATACTGATGCAAATGATGAAAAGTGAATGACAATTAACTAATGGGCTCAGATTTAattgttatcaaaatatttaattaagcATGAAAAAATTCCCTACATTATACTACAGTGGGTGCATTCAGAGTACTACTGTTGGTTGACAGAAGTTACCAATGGCAAATGTTTTACCATGCATTGGTACGACAATGGTACCATTTGTTTGCTAATAAAATTTACCAATGGTAAACATTTCTGCAGACAAGCTGGAGCTGTTAGCGTTGGTAACTCTGTTTATGACgcaataaacaagaggcccatgggcctagaatcactcttctgatacattgtagaacaggcaaaaaattctcactaaccaagattcatcaattaactaagtttgatgttaagtcaaatagtacctgaaaatttaaatgtaactttccaaaagtaggtcacgatgacctacttttggtcgacacactgaagactcgaTGCATCAACtgcaagtcaaatagtattaaaatatagctgtcaaattccaaaagaaggccacagtgacctactttttggtcgacacactccaaagactcaagatgcatcaactgacaaagtttaatcattgaagtcaaatagtatctgaaatattaatatatagccgtcaaattccaaaagtaggtcacggtgacctactttttggtcaacaaactatgaagactcaagatgcatcaactgacaaagtttgatgatcctagctttcatagtgtccaaactatgcatctaaaattgaaaatgtgaaatttgaatgtctgcaaaattcaaaaagtaggtcactgtgacctacttttttatataaatatgttttgaggcctctagacgcatcaacttacaaggtttgatgatttgaaacctctcggtatctgaaataacaacctaaaatgtattcataaatgattagccataaaattcagaaagtaggtcatggtgacatactttttacatgacGCATTTCagggtcccatgatccatcaactgacaacttttgatgattataggctcaaaagtgtccaagatatgcatcaatatccatttaataattacctgcgaaattcaagaagtaggtcaccataacctacttttgagacaacatgatattaaaggacacatcgcatgtttttaaactttttaattttttcagcaaaattaattcatttcatgcctataactactttacatgtgttttaaatgaaacagtttgcgtagttttcgagtttgaaagcgatgaaattcaaatcttgcgatatgcatattttcttcgatattttacgcgccattatgtgtgacgtcatatgcgacctcgagcgagaagatttgaaaacagttgatagccatttcataaacagattagatttaattgacaaacaaacaattatcacaataacagcttgtaaataacactgcattagggtgttttgtgccgtttaagggtgtacttgctgtcagtagagaggatttggactgtgtttttatcaattttcgaaggaatgtatgagggacaagacgtgaatattttttgtcggcacaacgactttgccataaaacccCCCAGTAAAATTTGTTCCTGTACTTTTtctaacaagcacttggacaaatacgtagataaactgcgagaaagtggttctatcgaagctacgcactgtaacatataggcctacggcatatgctttccgttctgctctcgaattcaatacacactcgcaccaactgaccttcaccttgtaacaacataggcagaactttgctagcagtgtctaccaactggtagttttaaaaaagaaatttaaagataaaagataattgaactttcaattataaataataaaatataatatttcccgactttgaattgaattataatgctttcattttttttaaggaacgcgtacatgtacgtgtttacaacaacagcacgccacgctcccacttcctacgtaacaaaaattaatgattaggcctaataaaattgctttaataaaataatttaaaagtattgtgattttcacaataagtttgatcattattattattttttctttttcgaaatgcacccgtgacagtaggcctagttgtcaatgatacataatcatatcataatttaggcctatctaacttctccaaaaataaatttaataataattgcactgtttattttagaaaagcaacaacgctaattacagttgtttatagaaatggcattaccaaattgtgtttagacagggatccgatgtaaacattatttactcgcaaatttaagcagtttctcgctacatttgggtcgctatttgtatgcactggtggctaaaagatataagactctggaaatttgtcaacatcgaaataaatgttatctatggtaaataaattaggcccctaaaacccgagtttttaaaaatatctaacactactgttacaacaagttgatcgacgaaggtcgcatatgacgtcactgtaccacgtgactacctatctaattaactaggctttttgaaatcggggcttagatttaagtccgtattgtggctaattatcggaatacttcagcgaacgaactattacaattaatttctataagcataaggaagacaaaatgcatataattctgtatactttgaaaacacgagatgtgtcctttaagtcctaagatgcatcaactgacaaaatttgatgatcctagtccttatactaagcaaaatatcaaagttttaacaaaacaaaatttaaggtcaactttgaagtgacctcgAGACTACACcttttgccccaggatgataccttgaacaattttttttttatctacaacctatcctcatccttatgcataagtttggtgataatttgccctgtggttcttgagaagaagattttttagcaaccactacttttgtttgcattttcctaattatctccccttgttaaagttcacaaccctagttttagtacaaataaaagcccttgggccaaggataccctgtgacaaatttgacaaaaattggccaaggggttcttgagatatagccctttttccaaaaagttgacgcacaccgcacgccagacatatatggccatatgattagctctttgagcctttggctctatggagcgccaaattaacataaactcaaataattgaagatatcttcaattatttgaagatatcatcaattcatttgatgcacgcaacaatttaattaaagatatcttcaaataattaatgatatcttcaattctaaattattgcgtgcattaaatgaattgatgatagcattaattcttcagctgaattgatgcgcgctttatttgaattaatgatctcttcaaatgaattaatgatatcaacaattgaattgatgcgcgctacaattcaattgaagagagcaataattgatataatgtgcacattaaatcaattgatgagagcaataattgaattgatgcgtgcattaattcatttgatgagagcaataatggatttaatgcgtgcattaattcaattaaagagagcaataattgaattgatgatatcttcaaataattgaagatatcttcaattatttgagtttatgttaatttggcgatCCAtgcggctcagaagagctaaaaatggcGGGCATCACGTACACACTGTAAGTAACCGATTTTGTATCACATCTTTTCCTCTTAAATCTTTGTGGACATCAACTAAAGACAATTTCAGACAACTAAAGACAATTTCAGACAACAAGACAATTTCAGACATGTGTTGCTTCAAACACGTCTCTGTATAGGCGGAAATGGGTTTTAAAAACATCAAGTGTGTGTGATAATGTAATAGTAATCTCCCACTCTGACCATTTCGTTCAATGATTTATATACTGTCATGATGTTTTACTTCGCTAGTCAAGGGTTTTTGGTCCATTCCGCTCCGCATTTATGGACAGAAAAATGTTGACTAGCAAATACGGAGAAAATATTCTGCAGGAAAAAGTAATTAACAGTACttaaaaacatttctaaatgCATCTTCTTGGTGCAATATTATTCACAAAGATAATATGTATTGAGCGTATATATCTTAAACATTTTGTGCCAACTCACAGATCAGCTAGAGGTATATCAATGGTACTATTGTTGGATTTCTCAACATTTGTAACCAAACTCGTTCAGAGTACACAAGGATCCAATATGGTACCAATGACTTAAAATTTTTACCTTTGGCAAATTGGTGATGGTACCATTGGGTTTACTCTGAACGcactgtttatttatatatcttCAAATGATAGAAATTTGGGCTAagcttttgatatttggtatgtttgtataccatgataagagaGTTTTTGATTacctctgaccttgaccttttatgtaaaggttaaatgataaaattttttgttttcttaaccataacatttttgtcttttgacataggcctttgataatTGGTATATGGATATACAATGATAAGACAATGTGTCATGTGCCATTTTTGCTGACCTTTGAcataaaggtcaaataatagaattttgggAGCATTTGTTTTTGTCCGGAGCATATttctttttgtcttttgacataggcctttgatattttgtatgttggcaagtttaatttactatcatatattcacaacactgttccttgtttgAAGCTCATATGCAATGCCATATAGGTGAATGTTATGTACCAtaagtcttaattttccactttaaaaaTGATCCCTAAAAAATGTTCTAAAAATCTCTGAAAAATGGAAGGTGAGACatgttttagtgtgctaaaacaattcttcctagtttgTAAATGTATCATAAAAACCAAGCTTCGATTCACTGTCAGACATTTTGATAATTGGCAGATCCTGGAGTGTCAGTACGCCAGGCAAACAATCCCTAATATGATTCTCTTTATAGAAATGTCCAAAAACACttaaatatatatgtgttaTTTTGTCAGAATTTGGTTGTTTAAaggggctttgccctggacccactgagGGGCCTCAAGATAACTCCCAGCTGTTTACTGCAAAATTCCTTGATCCTCAACTGTTGCTTTCACATACCAGTCAAAATAATAAAGCAAGGTAAAAGGTTTGGTTTCAACCAGACATATTCACTGACGTACTTGAAATAATGAATGCAGGCGCTTCTTGGAGTTAGAGGCAAGAGTCAAAAGTCATTTGATTATGGGACTGTAACAATCGATACCTTTTGTTTTGCCTCGGACTAGAATGATGTTCTGTCATTATGTAAAACATGCCATGAGTTTGTTGTCTAAATTTCTCTGGATGGCAAATAGCAAAATTTAGACAGCAACATGGCATCTGGAATGTATTATTAGTGCGCTgtcttatatatatttacatatcaaaagTTTTAGTcctcaacaaaacaaaacaacagtCCATAGAAAGTTTGGCTTCACCATGCCTTCTATGGATTTTCACAGTCAGTAACAAACCTACTAAACAGGCTATGTAGGACAAATTGGCATCATGTTAATAGAACCTAATCAACTGCCATGACAGTGTGACTTTGGTGTAAGGCATAGTAGACATGTAATGTGTGTACTGAAAAGCATACAACCCATACACATATGTAGGATGCAGAATTTATTTCTGATCAATAAATAGTTCTCAAACAAGTTATGCTCTGTAAATCCAACAAATCTCaggtaaaaataattatatatacagacCTTGTAAAAATAATTGATGAAGATCAATAGAATATAGTCAACAAATAACAAGTATACATAAAGAGAAAGATAAAGAAAGGTGTACTGAGTGATCacggtaaaaataaaatgtccaCATCCACAcaacaaaattacatgtaaagtgTATACAACATAAAATCTAATcgcaaaattcaaaatgaaactgTAACATTCCACAAAAACGCCGAGTAAATCGTTTACACATATAGATAAAATGTGTGGGACACAATTCAAAAAATTAACATGTGTAAAATAACTGAGCCATTATTGTACAGTCTGCAGTTTACAATTGTTACACCTGGCTTCAGCTGTAAACTGTTGTTATGGTTTGGCAGTAAGGATGTTCAGTGAGAACTGGAAGTTGTGTAAACTTACATTACTTTGTTGTCAGTACGgtatatttatgtaaatattaagCATTTGATGAAACCAGAGACCATGTGTCACCTACATATGCAATACTAAATATATCACAAAGACACAATGGGGTACTCGGGAGGGTGTTAGGTACTGTACAGAATTTCTGAAAAGCTGGAAACCAGTTATTAAAGTATACAAGATGAACATCTAATTCAGCACCCCAAACTTGAATGGACAAAAACTGCACAATGAAGGCACATAGATATCAAAGTATGATCTGTAACAGAATTATTTCCagtatcaatttaaaaaaaaaattacatgtagatcaaaggtcaagatcacgaAGCAGGCTCATGTCCAGAAATTTTTAGAGAGGGTATGATTGAAATAGACTACAGCTTTGTGAGGTGGTGGCTACCTAAGGCttttacataatacacattcCATTCTAAATATCAACCTCCCACTCAAGATTTaaaggttagaaagtaataaacaaacagacagacaaaaaaGTTATCTTTAAGTGTCATTTTGCttcataaagaaaacacagactATCTTCTCAAAATGTATTGAGAAATCCAAAGCACTACATTCAATCCAAGTGCAAAAGTATAAAAACACATCAAAAAATGACTAGATATAGCATTTATCAAAAAACTCTTGTATCCATAATAAACAATGAGGCAAAAAGTACggatacactgtacatgcaaataaaaagtttagaaatacacaaacatagAGTACTTGTACATTAAATTGATGATCACACTTGTACTCAATGTGTAAATGTACTATACAGAGACCGACAGCAGACGTCAAGAATAACCTCAAGTCTGTTAAGAAAAAAGTACAACCCAAGAGGTAAAATCGTTTCATTTCAACATTTagaaataacttttttttttacctaagaTCCATTATCTTAATGAATAATGCAATACCTTGAAGTATTCAATGAACAAAGTAGATACACTTAAAACTTTGGTATCTTACAGTCCACATATAATATCCGGGGAAGGGGACCCTGAATCAAGATAAGACGAATAAAATAAATCACATCTTGTGGTTTTCATTAATGGAAGCATACAAAACAAACATATGTACTAATAATACTTAAAGTGAACTGATATATCACAAGTACTGAAAGACATAAATGTAACACTGATTTCGTAAATCAACATAACACTGATTTTAAAACTAATAATgtgatatattataaaatacAGTGTTTTGCTACAAGTACACATTCCTTGATCTTTGATGATTCAGAGAAATAAAATTCAGTCTTAAACATGGAGATGGatataattcataccaaacttgtactaataaaagaaaattatcaCTGTCTTTCTCCCTGTCCATAAACAAACCTCCCTGTTAAAACTGAGAGAGAATATCTAGGACCAAGGGACACTTGTTGTCTAATGCTGTCCAAATTCACATTCATCAGTGTTCGGTCAAactaaaaatacttttaaatgcaaaataaaataataattacatgcattgtacatatatgtgtacAATTCAATACTCTTACAAGTTGTAACAAAAAAGtcacaaaattttgattttgtccTCATTGCACACCTTCTACTGTCCTGCCTTACTTCTCGTGacactatttaaaaaaattatgtccTTTTGGAATGAACTGAGAAGAAAACCAGTTTCAATGTCTCCAGAaaggtttgttttttaaatatcatatgcTCACACTATTGAACACAGCAACAGCACTTATCCCTGTCAAACATTTTATCTGGAGAGAAACTCCAACCATGTTCACTTATCAAATCAAACAACAGCTGTATTTAAACCTTTTTGGTTTACTATCATTCCAGTAACCAGTTTTGAATGATAGGACCTAGCTTTTACTCCTGTTGTTAACACATCACAATTGACTGGCTGTTACATTCACTATGTAAACCAATCAAACAACGGTTCCACTTAATCCTGTAGACTTATTGGTTGAATTGTCCTCCGTTACTTTGTTGCCAAGGTGAAATCTGGGCTGTTCGTCGATGTCCTCTACAGAATGGCAGGAATCAGACTCCCAGTCATTATCACTACTTTCCCTGGCCTTGTCTGGAATCTGGATTAAAA is part of the Ostrea edulis chromosome 2, xbOstEdul1.1, whole genome shotgun sequence genome and harbors:
- the LOC130051433 gene encoding uncharacterized protein LOC130051433: MYENARSSLRVGDGLTDEFEVKVGVHQGSVLSPLLFIIVLEALSCEFRAGVPWEDLYADDLVIISNSLEECVRRLLTWKEAMERKGLRVNAKKIMICGTGLDLLQSSGEFPCAVCRTGVGSNSIHCKGYGRPQKEVQVGTDKLEVVVSFCYLGDMLSAAGGCVLSTITHVKTAWNKFRELLPVLSSRHLSYKTCGSLYSTYVRSAMLYASETWPLPKPDLLRLRRNDRAMVRQICRVKPEDMASVRSSELLARLGIDDLDAILREKRLRWFGHVARSSGAINNVFNMKKEGG